TGGCTGAATAGGTCGCCTGATAGGGCAAAGGAGAAAACCCCAGCACCGACGCCACGTTGATCACCAGCCCTGACCGACGGGCCACCATCCCCGGCACCAAAGCATGGGTCAGGGCCACCATCGCCGCCACATTCACCTGGATAAGCGCTGCTTCCTGCGCAGGGTCAATCCTGTGAAACCAGCCGTAGGTGCTAAAGCCCGCATTGTTCACCAGGATGTCAACAGGTTGGTTGAGCTGTTGCACCCGTTCAATCAAACCCTGTACCGCCGCTGCGTCTTGCAAATCCGCCGGGAAAATCGTGGCATCAACGTTGTAGGTTTGCACCAACGTCTGGGCCAGGGCCGCTAAACGTTCCTCCGAACGCGCCGTCAGGATTAGGGAGCAGCCCCGTCGGGCCAATTCCCGGGCAAACACCGCCCCGATGCCCGTGGATGCCCCCGTCACCAGCGTCCGTTTACCGGTGTAGGTGAATGCCATCTATCCAGCGCCTGAATCGTCGGTGGACTATGTAGCCGAATAGGCGCAAGTTGTCTTTCAGAATATCAGTGTTCAACGGGTGGTAAAAGGGGGTCATTTTCAGGTACTGCCAGTACAGATGGCGGTAGGGATGTTTGCTGAAGTACAACCATGGCTTGTAGGCACCATTATAGTGAATAATCACAGGTTTTTCAATGGCTTCTTCTAGTTCTCGCCTTAGACTTGCCGGCAATTCATCAGCATATAAACTCATTCGTCGTAGATGTGAAGAGACAAGATTGTACTTGGGTGGTATAACTTTCCAACATTTGCCTACAACGGCGTTCAGAGCTTGTTGGTCTTCAGAACCGGGATGATTTCTTAAATAGTCTATCGAGCGGCCGGTTAAATCCCTACGGCGACATTCGTCCAAGTTAAGCAGTAGAACGCCTGCATTAAAGTATTGTGGGCATGAAAATCTGTACCAATTCAAGTAACAACCCAAGCTATCTTCAGCAGCCGCCAGGATAAAATCGTCCAGATCAGAATTATAAAGTTCATATATTGGTCCATTGACAACAGTATCAGCATCCAGATAAAGAGCTTTAGAATCAGGTACTAAATCTGGAATGAGCAAACGATAGAATGTGGCCCTGGTCACATACTCTTTAGCGCGAAATTCCTTAAAATATCCATCCTCGATCTGGAAGATATTCACGCTTACTAGATCGCTTTGGAATGTTTGTAGTAGCTGTTCTTTTTTGGGAGATATTCTATCAATTAGGATATAGAATTTTAAAGCAACCTCTCGGTTATGGGCAAGTATAGACTGGATTGCGACGGCGCAATGGGTTACATAGTCCTGATTTATGGCAAATACAATGTTCATACACAAGGGGTTAGGGGGTCTGGCAACTCAATTTTATCACGATTGCTCTGAACTCAATCAATTAAATTGCTGGCTCAGGCTCATGGGGTCGTGCACGGTGATTTTTTTCTTGTTGATGGAGATGATGCCGCTCTGGCGCAGGTCCCCCAGCAGTCGGGTTACCGTCACCCGGGTGGAGCCAATCGCTTCAGCAATGGCCTGGTGGGACAGTTTTAGGTCAATCGTGACGCCTTGAGGACCGGGTACGCCGAAATCCCGGCACAGGATGAGCAAAAAACTGGCCAGGCGCGCCCCCATGTCCCGATGGGCCAGGGTTTCGATCATCATTTCTGTCTGCAAAATCCGCGATGCCAATCCCCGCAGCAAGATGAGAGACAATTCTGGGTCGCTTTTGATCAGGGTTTCCACCTGTTCGATGGGGACGGAATAGAGCTGGGTATTGGTAAAGGCGACGGCGTGGTAAAAGCGGTCAGAACGATGGCCGGTAATGAAGGATAAAACCCCAAAAAAACTGTTTTCCCGCAGCAGGGCAACGGTGATTTCTTCCCCTGACTCATAGACCCGCGAGAGTTTGACCGCCCCCTTGATCAAAAAATAAATGCGTTCGGCTGGGTCGCCGGGAAAGAAAATGGTTTTCCCCCGTTCAAAGGTTTCGACCCCCTGGGGAAAGGTGCCGTGGGATAGCCGGTGCAAAAGCCCATAGAGCGGCTTGTCCTGCAAAACAGCCATGGGTCAGTGGTGCGCCCGTACTCATGTTCCACGCTATCGGCAAGGGCGTTAATTCAATTGTATTCCCGATAACCATTTGCACCAGCTTGTGCGGAGGACCATTCCGGAGTAGGGTGGAAACAGGGTCTCTGGAGGCAGGTCGAAGGAGCGATGTTGAACTTGCAGGGCAAAAAGGCGCTGGTGCTGGGCATTGCCAACGAGTACTCGATCGCGTGGGGGATCGCCCAACAACTCCACCAGGCGGGGGCAACCCTGGGGGTGACTTACCTGCCGGATGAGAAAGACCGCTTCAAGCACAAGGTGGCCCAGTTATCCGAACCCCTGCAGCCGGAGCTGTTTTTGCCCTGCGACGTGCAGAAGGATGAGTACATTAGCGATCTATTTCGGGCGGTCCAGGAGCGCTGGGGGCATTTGGATGTCCTGGTCCATTGCTTGGCCTTTGTGCCCAAGGAGGGTCTGGAGGGGGACTTCAGCCAAATTTCCCGGGCGGGGTTTATGCAGGCCTTGGATGTGAGTACCTATTCCTTGATTGCTTTGTGCCGAGCCGCCAAACCCCTGTTTAGTCCGACAGCGTCGGTGATTACGTTGACTTACCTGGGGGGTGTGCGGGTGGTGCCCAATTACAACACGGCCGGGGTGGCAAAGGCGGCTCTGGAGGCCTGTGTGCGCTATCTGGCTTATGAATTAGGACCCCAGGGGGTACGGGTGAATGCTATTTCCGCCGGACCGATAAAAACCCTGGCGTCGTCGGCAGTCGGGGGTATCCGGGATATGATTCAGCATGTGCGCCAGACAGCCCCCTTGCGCCGCTCGGTCACCCAAATCGAGGTGGGCAATACGGCCGCTTTTTTAGCTAGTGACCTGGCTAGCGGTATCACCGGGCAGGTGATCTATGTGGACGCAGGTTACGAGATTATGGGGATGACGGCACCGGCAACCTAAAGCTTCAATGAGAGCCAGGGTGAGGTCAGGAGGAATTGAATCCTGCAGGGGTTGGCAGCGTGGTGCGGGACCGTCCAACCCTTGATGGGTCTCCCCATCCCACCAAGCTGGTTGCATCTGGGAAGCAAACCCTTGACTGGATTGCGGGGGAACTGAAGCAGTTGTGCCAAAGTCTGCGGGCTCTGGATTGATCTCAGCAGCGGTGGACCTGGCCCAGAAGGTGTTTCAGGTCGCAATAGTGCCACGGCGGCCATCAATCGTTTTTCGGAGGCCCAGCATGAACAGTATCTGGCGGCAGGTGCACCTGCGATTGATGGCTACTTGGAAACGCATCAGCTTTTGCAGCGGTATGTCGGTGTTTTGGGCTTGACGTGACGCGCGCCGAGCAGGACCGGGGGGTTGCGGCGTGGGTGGAAGCGGTTGCCCCTATGGAATGGCTGATGGAAACGGACCAGCGGTTTTGCGGCTACCGGCTCGAGGTCGAGGCGCTCCGGCAGGGGGTATCCCTTTTGCCGACTGTCCAGCTCTACGACCGGAAGGGCCATCCCTACTGCCGGTGGTTATTTATCCAGATTCGTAAAACGGTTGCCCCTATACTGGAGGCGTTGTCAAGGGAGCCGGCATTGCCAAGGCTGGTTGAGCTGTACATCACGCTGGCGGTCTGCACGGGCCTGGGGTGGCTGGTGGAGCCGTATCTGCAACCCAAGCTTCTGGACCGAGTGGGGCAAGGGTTGTTTTGGCTGGGAATGCCCTTGAGTGTGCTGGGGTTTGTCCTCAATGTGCGGCTGACGGGCCAGGTGTGGTGGGCGGGGCTGGTGGCGCTCCTGGCGTTTGCGGCAGCGTGGGGACTGGGGGAACTTTGGTGGCGCTGGCGAGGACGACACTGGCCGTTGGCGCGACGGGGGAGTCTCCTGCTTACCGCCATGGCGGGCAATACGGGTTATGTGGGCTATCCGGTGTGTTTGTTTTTGGTGGGGGCTGAGTACTTTGCCTGGGCGGTGGTGTTTGATCTGATGAATACGCTGGCGGGGTCCTATGGGTTGGGGGTGTGGCTGGCGGCAAAACTGGGTGGACGGCGGGCGCAACCCTGGCTGGCCCTGGTGCGCAATCCCATGCTGTGGGCGGCGTTATTGGCGCTGGTGTTGTACCGGCTGCCCCGCCCGGCTTGGGTGAACGTCAGTCTGAAAACGGTGGCCTGGAGTATGGTGGTGGTGTGCCTGGTGCTGATGGGGGTGCGTCTGCGGCAGGTGCGCCATTGGGGGGAGCTGAAACCGGTGGTCGCCAGTTTGACCATCAAGATGCTGTTGGTGCCGTTGCTGGTGGGGCTGTTGTTGCAGGGAGCGCCGACGCCGGTGCGGTTGACGTTGGTGTTGCAGGCGGGGATGCCACCGGCGATTGCCACGTTGGTGCTGACCGAGGCCTATGGGTTAGACCCGGGATTTACGGTGAGTGCGATTGGACTGGGGTTGGGCGTACTGTTGCTCACTTTGCCGGTGTGGTTGCTGCTGTTTGGCGGGGGGATGAATTAGGGCCGCTAGAATGGAAATGGTGTACAGGGTGTAGCGATTGACAGGCTGTGCAGCCGACCGACCCCAATAAATTCACTGAAAAGGCCTGGGAAGCGATTGTCAAGTCCCAAGACATTGCCCGCCGCTATCGCCAGCAGCAATTGGAAGTGGAACATCTCATGTTGGCGCTGCTGGAGCAGAACGATTATGCCGCCAAAATGCTGGTGCAAAGTGGGTGTGACCTGGCGCAGTGCACCCAGCAGTTGGACCTGTTTGCCCGGCGGCAACCCCAAGTCAGCGCGGCCAATGGGCAACTGTATCTGGGGCGGTTTTTAGACATCTTGCTGGACCGGGCGGAAGCCCAGCGCCTGACCTGGAACGATGCCCTGATTTCCGTCGAGCACCTGCTGCTGGGGTTTAGCGAGGACGAACGCCTGGGCCGGCGGTTGCTGCAAAGTCTGGGGGTGACTACTGAGCAACTGATCACTGCTATCAAAGCCATCCGGGGTAACCAGCGGGTGCAGGACGCCAACCCGGAGGCCCACTATCAGGCCCTGGAGCGCTATGGCCGGGATTTGACCGAGCAGGCGCGTGCGGGGAAGCTGGACCCAGTGATCGGGCGAGATGAGGAAATCCGGCGGGTCATCCAGGTCCTGTCACGGCGCACGAAAAATAACCCGGTGCTCATTGGTGAACCGGGGGTGGGGAAAACGGCCATTGCCGAGGGTCTGGCGCAACGAATTGTCAATGGGGACGTGCCGGAATCCCTGAAAAACCGCCGTTTGATTTCCCTGGATGTGGGGAGTTTGGTGGCGGGGGCGCGCTACCGGGGGGATTTTGAAAAGCGTTTGCAGGCGGTGCTGCGGGAGGTCACGGAAGCCGCCGGGCAGGTGATTTTGTTTATTGACGAGCTGCATACGGTGGTGGGGGCGGGAGCGACCCAGGGCACCATGGACGCGGGCAATCTGCTCAAACCCATGCTGGCCCGGGGCGAGCTACGCTGTATTGGGGCCACCACCCTGGACGAATACCGCAAGCACATTGAGAAAGACGCGGCCCTAGAGCGGCGTTTCCAGCCCATTCGCGTCGAAGAACCCAGCCTGGACAACGCCATTGCCATCCTGCGGGGTCTGAAAGAGCGCTATGAGGTGCACCACGGGGTGAAAATTGCCGACGCGGCCCTGGTGGCAGCCGTCACCTTGTCGGTGCGCTATATCCCCGACCGTTTCTTACCCGACAAGGCCATCGATCTCATTGACGAGGCCGCCGCCAAATTGAAGATGGAAATTACGTCCAAACCGGAGGAATTAGAGGTCATTGAACGGCGGCTAATGCAACTGGAAATGGAGCGCCTGTCCCTGGTGGATGACCGGGATGCCGTCAGCCAAACCCGTCTGCGGAAAATCGAGCAGGACATTGCGGTCTTGAGTGCCCAGCAACAGTCCCTGAACCGGCAGTGGCAAAGCGAAAAACAACTCCTGGAGGCCATCAAAGCCCTAAAACAGGAGGAGGAGCACATCCGGGTGCAAATTGAGCAGGCGGAGCGCAACTATGACCTGAACCGGGCGGCGCAGTTGAAGTACGGTCGTCTGGAGGCCCTGCATCAGGAATTGGAGGCTAAAGAAGCGGCCCTGGCAGAAATCCAGTCGCGCAGTTCCACCCTGTTGCGGGAGCAGGTCACGGAAGCAGATGTGGCGGAAATCGTCGCCAAGTGGACGGGGATTCCGGTGCGACGGCTGCTGGAATCGGAGCGACAAAAACTGTTGCATCTGGAGCAATACCTGCACCAGAAGGTGATCGGCCAGGACCAGGCGGTGAAGGCGGTTGCGGCTGCCATTCGGCGGACCCGCGCGGGTTTGAAGTCGCCCCGGCGTCCCATCGGTTCGTTTCTGTTTTTAGGCCCCACAGGTGTTGGGAAAACGGAACTGGCCCGCACTTTAGCCGAAGCCCTGTTTGACAGCGAGCAGGCCCTAGTGCGCCTGGATATGTCGGAGTATATGGAAAAACACAGCATTTCCCGTCTGTTGGGGGCGCCGCCGGGGTACGTGGGCTATGAAGAAGGGGGGCAGTTGTCCACGGCTATTCGCCGGCGTCCCTATGCGGTGGTGTTGTTGGATGAGATTGAAAAGGCCCACCCCGACATTTTCAACGTACTGTTGCAAATTCTGGACGACGGGCGGGTAACGGATTCCCAGGGGCGGCTAGTGGACTTTCGCAACACCATCATTGTCATGACCAGCAATATCGGCAGTGAACTGATCCTAGAAGGCAGCGAAACTCCCGCCTATCTGGAGCCGAAAATTCGCCAGTTGTTATCGGCCCATTTTCGCCCGGAATTTCTCAACCGCATTGACGAAATCATCATTTTCCACTGTTTGAACCGGGAGCAACTGCGGGCGATTGTGCAATTACAAATCCAACAGCTCCAGCAATTGCTGGCCGAGCAGCAGGTGACGTTGGAGGTGACGCCGGCGGCAGTGGACTATTTGGTGACGGCGGGCTATGACCCGGCCTACGGCGCGCGACCCCTGCGACGGGCAATCCAACGGGAATTGGAAAATCCCTTGGCTGACTTCCTACTCAGTCAACCCCCCAGTGGCCCCCTAAAAATTCGCGTGGATATGCAAGGCCAGCAATTAGCGCTCGTGCGGTGCCTGTGAACGGCGGATAATCCAGTAACTGACGGACAGGGCCAGGACTGCCGCCGCCAAACCCACCAGCCCCAAACCCGTGGTTTTCTCCAAATCCAAAATAATGATTTTCCGGGCTACGGCAATGAGGGAGGTGACAATGACTAACTCCACCTGAAACACATGCCTGCGCAGGTAAGCCGTAATATTTTCCAGAATCTCCAGGGCAATCAATACATTCAAAAACGCCCCGAAAATCGTAAACAAATTCTCGCCAAAAAATCCCTTGGGTTTGCTGGCGAGTTCCACAACTAATAGGCGCAATAAATCGATCAACGCGATGACAATCACCCCCACCATGGCCAAGGAGAGCAAGCGGGCCACCCCCCCTTCGACCGACGCGATAAACCCCAGGAACCCGGTTTCTCCCCAGAAATCCCTAAACCGCCAGCGTTTCATGGCCCTAGCGCCCGAGCTGCCAGAGCCACCAGCCCACCAGCACCACCCCCGCCAGGATGGTGAGCACATAGAGCTGGGATTTACCGCTGACGCTGTATTTGAGCAGTTGGCCGCTGAAGATCGTCGAGACCCCCAGGAAATGCACCAGCCCGTCCACCACGTAGCGGTCCAACCAAGCCGTCAGCCGGGA
This genomic window from Gloeomargarita sp. SRBZ-1_bins_9 contains:
- a CDS encoding glycosyltransferase family 8 protein, with translation MNIVFAINQDYVTHCAVAIQSILAHNREVALKFYILIDRISPKKEQLLQTFQSDLVSVNIFQIEDGYFKEFRAKEYVTRATFYRLLIPDLVPDSKALYLDADTVVNGPIYELYNSDLDDFILAAAEDSLGCYLNWYRFSCPQYFNAGVLLLNLDECRRRDLTGRSIDYLRNHPGSEDQQALNAVVGKCWKVIPPKYNLVSSHLRRMSLYADELPASLRRELEEAIEKPVIIHYNGAYKPWLYFSKHPYRHLYWQYLKMTPFYHPLNTDILKDNLRLFGYIVHRRFRRWIDGIHLHR
- the ntcA gene encoding global nitrogen regulator NtcA; the protein is MAVLQDKPLYGLLHRLSHGTFPQGVETFERGKTIFFPGDPAERIYFLIKGAVKLSRVYESGEEITVALLRENSFFGVLSFITGHRSDRFYHAVAFTNTQLYSVPIEQVETLIKSDPELSLILLRGLASRILQTEMMIETLAHRDMGARLASFLLILCRDFGVPGPQGVTIDLKLSHQAIAEAIGSTRVTVTRLLGDLRQSGIISINKKKITVHDPMSLSQQFN
- the fabI gene encoding enoyl-ACP reductase FabI, whose product is MLNLQGKKALVLGIANEYSIAWGIAQQLHQAGATLGVTYLPDEKDRFKHKVAQLSEPLQPELFLPCDVQKDEYISDLFRAVQERWGHLDVLVHCLAFVPKEGLEGDFSQISRAGFMQALDVSTYSLIALCRAAKPLFSPTASVITLTYLGGVRVVPNYNTAGVAKAALEACVRYLAYELGPQGVRVNAISAGPIKTLASSAVGGIRDMIQHVRQTAPLRRSVTQIEVGNTAAFLASDLASGITGQVIYVDAGYEIMGMTAPAT
- a CDS encoding AEC family transporter gives rise to the protein MTRAEQDRGVAAWVEAVAPMEWLMETDQRFCGYRLEVEALRQGVSLLPTVQLYDRKGHPYCRWLFIQIRKTVAPILEALSREPALPRLVELYITLAVCTGLGWLVEPYLQPKLLDRVGQGLFWLGMPLSVLGFVLNVRLTGQVWWAGLVALLAFAAAWGLGELWWRWRGRHWPLARRGSLLLTAMAGNTGYVGYPVCLFLVGAEYFAWAVVFDLMNTLAGSYGLGVWLAAKLGGRRAQPWLALVRNPMLWAALLALVLYRLPRPAWVNVSLKTVAWSMVVVCLVLMGVRLRQVRHWGELKPVVASLTIKMLLVPLLVGLLLQGAPTPVRLTLVLQAGMPPAIATLVLTEAYGLDPGFTVSAIGLGLGVLLLTLPVWLLLFGGGMN
- the clpB gene encoding ATP-dependent chaperone ClpB — protein: MQPTDPNKFTEKAWEAIVKSQDIARRYRQQQLEVEHLMLALLEQNDYAAKMLVQSGCDLAQCTQQLDLFARRQPQVSAANGQLYLGRFLDILLDRAEAQRLTWNDALISVEHLLLGFSEDERLGRRLLQSLGVTTEQLITAIKAIRGNQRVQDANPEAHYQALERYGRDLTEQARAGKLDPVIGRDEEIRRVIQVLSRRTKNNPVLIGEPGVGKTAIAEGLAQRIVNGDVPESLKNRRLISLDVGSLVAGARYRGDFEKRLQAVLREVTEAAGQVILFIDELHTVVGAGATQGTMDAGNLLKPMLARGELRCIGATTLDEYRKHIEKDAALERRFQPIRVEEPSLDNAIAILRGLKERYEVHHGVKIADAALVAAVTLSVRYIPDRFLPDKAIDLIDEAAAKLKMEITSKPEELEVIERRLMQLEMERLSLVDDRDAVSQTRLRKIEQDIAVLSAQQQSLNRQWQSEKQLLEAIKALKQEEEHIRVQIEQAERNYDLNRAAQLKYGRLEALHQELEAKEAALAEIQSRSSTLLREQVTEADVAEIVAKWTGIPVRRLLESERQKLLHLEQYLHQKVIGQDQAVKAVAAAIRRTRAGLKSPRRPIGSFLFLGPTGVGKTELARTLAEALFDSEQALVRLDMSEYMEKHSISRLLGAPPGYVGYEEGGQLSTAIRRRPYAVVLLDEIEKAHPDIFNVLLQILDDGRVTDSQGRLVDFRNTIIVMTSNIGSELILEGSETPAYLEPKIRQLLSAHFRPEFLNRIDEIIIFHCLNREQLRAIVQLQIQQLQQLLAEQQVTLEVTPAAVDYLVTAGYDPAYGARPLRRAIQRELENPLADFLLSQPPSGPLKIRVDMQGQQLALVRCL
- a CDS encoding phosphate-starvation-inducible PsiE family protein, which encodes MKRWRFRDFWGETGFLGFIASVEGGVARLLSLAMVGVIVIALIDLLRLLVVELASKPKGFFGENLFTIFGAFLNVLIALEILENITAYLRRHVFQVELVIVTSLIAVARKIIILDLEKTTGLGLVGLAAAVLALSVSYWIIRRSQAPHER